In Procambarus clarkii isolate CNS0578487 chromosome 5, FALCON_Pclarkii_2.0, whole genome shotgun sequence, the following are encoded in one genomic region:
- the LOC123766942 gene encoding zinc finger protein 708 yields MCLQEMPEVLRQIMQLSEEDDLYTNCTVAKKMKTHECPECGRTFNSSGNVKTHMLVHTGEKPHGCPVCGKRFRHIGTVKSHMLVHTDDKPHACPVCGKRFRHVISLKNHIMVHSDDRPHECPECGKSFRRIGGMKRHMQVHSDHKPFECAECGRKFRIREDMIKHMHVHSGDRPHECPECGKRFSRLGTMKSHRMVHMGDEPRDCPEFTNRFSLRDMKTDRMVLKGDQPYECPDCGKRFSRFPNMMTHMVIHTSDRPYECPECGRGFNNPTTLKRHRVVHSDDKPYECTVCGKTFSRLDTMKNHRLVHSGDKPYECPDCGKKFIRPRDMNEHRKSHSDIKRYECPECGKKYKYLRHMKRHVLLHSDVKPHIV; encoded by the coding sequence ATGTGTCTCCAGGAAATGCCCGAAGTCCTAAGACAAATAATGCAGTTATCGGAAGAAGATGACCTTTACACAAACTGCACAGTCGCGAAGAAGATGAAAACTCACGAATGTCCAGAATGTGGGAGAACATTCAACAGTTCAGgaaatgtgaagactcacatgttagtgcacacAGGTGAAAAGCCTCATGGATGTCCagtgtgtgggaaaagattccgtCATATTGGAACTGTGAAGTCTCACATGTTGGTGCATACGGATGACAAGCCTCATGCATGTCCtgtgtgtgggaaaagattccgtCATGTTATAAGCTTGAAGAATCACATAATGGTACATTCGGATGacagacctcatgagtgtccagagtgtgggaaaagtttTAGGCGTATTGGTGGTATGAAGAGACACATGCAGGTGCATTCTGATCATAAGCCTTTCGAGTGTGCTGAATGTGGGAGAAAATTCAGAATACGTGAAGATATGATAAAACACATGCATGTGCATTCGGGTGatagacctcatgagtgtccagagtgtgggaaaagattcagtcgtctAGGCACTATGAAGTCGCACAGAATGGTGCATATGGGTGATGAACCTCGGGATTGTCCCGAGTTTACGAATAGGTTCAGTCTTCGAGATATGAAGACAGACAGAATGGTGCTTAAGGGTGATCAGCCTTATGAGTGTCCAGATTGTGGGAAAAGATTTAGTCGTTTTCCAAATATGATGACTCACATGGTGATACATACGAGTGACAGGCCTTATGAATGCCCCGAATGTGGGAGAGGATTTAATAATCCTACAACTCTTAAGAGGCACAGAGtcgtgcattcagatgataagcCTTACGAGTGTACAGTGTGTGGCAAAACATTTAGTCGTCTTGACACGATGAAGAATCACaggttagtacattcaggtgataaGCCTTATGAATGTCCTGATTGTGGGAAAAAGTTCATTCGTCCTCGAGATATGAACGAACACAGGAAATCGCATTCAGATATTAAGCGTTATGAATGTCCCGAATGTGGGAAAAAATATAAGTATCTTAGACACATGAAAAGGCATGTGTTATTGCATTCAGATGTTAAACCTCACATTGTCTAG
- the LOC123766953 gene encoding zinc finger protein 154-like: MCLQEMPQVLRQLMQSSEEDDLYTNCTVTKKMKNHECPECGKAFTSSGNVKTHMLVHTGEKPLECPVCGKKFRHIGNVKSHMLVHTDDKPHGCPVCGKRFRHVLSLKNHITVHSDDRPHECPECGKRFSRIGGMKTHMQVHSDHKPFECAECGKKFRIRGDVIKHISVHLGDRPHECPECGKRFSRLGTMKSHRMVHMGDEPQECPEFANKFSLRDMKTDRMVLKGDQPYECPDCGKRFSRFRNMMTHMVIHTSDRPYECPECGRGFSHPTTLKRHRVVHTGDKPYECTVCGKTFSRLDTMKSHRELSAAASPACGSAR, translated from the exons ATGTGTCTCCAGGAAATGCCCCAAGTCCTAAGACAACTAATGCAGTCATCGGAAGAAGATGACCTTTACACAAACTGCACAGTCACGAAGAAGATGAAAAACCATGAATGTCCAGAATGTGGGAAAGCCTTCACCAGTTCTGgaaatgtgaagactcacatgttggtACACACGGGTGAAAAGCCTCTAGAGTGCCCAGTGTGTGGGAAAAAATTCCGTCATATTGGAAATGTAAAGTCTCACATGTTGGTGCATACGGATGACAAACCTCATGGATGTCCtgtgtgtgggaaaagattccgtCATGTTTTAAGCTTGAAGAATCACATAACGGTACATTCGGATGacagacctcatgagtgtccagagtgtgggaaaagatttagTCGAATTGgcggtatgaagactcacatgcagGTGCATTCTGATCATAAGCCTTTTGAGTGTGCTGAATGTGGGAAAAAATTTAGAATACGTGGAGATGTGATAAAACACATTTCGGTGCATTTGGGTGatagacctcatgagtgtccagagtgtgggaaaagatttagTCGTCTAGGCACTATGAAGTCGCACAGAATGGTGCATATGGGTGACGAGCCTCAGGAGTGTCCCGAGTTTGCGAATAAGTTCAGTCTTCGAGATATGAAGACAGACAGAATGGTGCTTAAGGGTGATCAGCCTTATGAGTGTCCAgattgtgggaaaagattcagtcgttTTCGAAACATGATGACTCACATGGTGATACATACGAGTGACAGGCCTTATGAATGCCCCGAATGTGGGAGAGGATTCAGTCATCCTACAACTCTTAAGAGGCACAGGGTTGTGCATACAGGAGATAAGCCTTACGAGTGTACAGTGTGTGGGAAAACATTTAGTCGTCTTGACACAATGAAGTCTCACAG AGAATTGTCCGCTGCGGCCAGTCCCGCCTGTGGGAGTGCACGTTAG
- the LOC123765369 gene encoding zinc finger protein 665, which produces MKTTKPNECPECGKTFSSPGNVKIHMALHTGDKPHECPECGKRFGRSDHVTTHMLVHTGEKPYECPECGKRFSLLGNMKTHMLVHTGEKPHECPQCMKRFSHVGSLKAHISVHNTSLLGHSSDKPHECPECGKRFRLLRYVRKHRIMHKGDKPHECPQCRKKFSRLMNMKNHMMVHTGVKPHKCLECGTKFRQFSAMKVHEMVHTGQKPFECAECGKRFRVRGDIIRHMLVHSDEKPHECPDCGKRFKKLISVKAHRLVHIGNKTHEFLGFAKMFSLRDVKIHRTVHTGDKPHMCSECGKGFSHRVSMKRHKLLHTRDNTHQCPECGKRFSHLDTMKSHRMEHIGDNPQQCAE; this is translated from the coding sequence ATGAAGACAACAAAACCTAATGAGTGTCCGGAGTGTGGGAAAACATTCAGCAGTCCAGGAAATGTGAAGATTCACATGGCACTGCATactggtgataaacctcatgagtgtccagagtgtggaaaaagATTCGGTCGTAGTGACCATGTGACAACCCACATGTTAGTGCATACGGGTGAAAAGCCTTatgagtgtcctgagtgtgggaaaagatttagtcttcttggaaatatgaagactcacatgttagtgcatacgggtgaaaaacctcatgagtgtccacagTGTATGAAAAGATTCAGTCATGTTGGAAGTCTGAAGGCTCACATTAGTGTACATAATACTTCCTTGCTAGGGCATTCcagtgacaagcctcacgagtgtccggaGTGCGGGAAAAGATTCCGTTTACTTCGTTATGTGAGGAAGCACAGGATCATGCATAagggtgataaacctcatgagtgtccacagTGCAGGAAGAAATTCAGTCGGTTGATGAATATGAAGAATCACATGATGGTGCATACTGGAGTCAAGCCTCACAAGTGTCTAGAGTGTGGGACAAAATTTAGACAATTTTCTGCTATGAAGGTTCATGAGATGGTGCATACAGGTCAGAAACCTTTTGAGTGTgccgagtgtgggaaaagattcagagtACGTGGCgatataataagacacatgttagtgcattctgaTGAGaagcctcatgagtgtccagattgtgggaaaagattcaaaaAGCTGATATCTGTGAAGGCGCACAGGCTTGTGCATATTGGGAATAAAACTCACGAGTTTTTAGGGTTTGCGAAAATGTTCAGCCTTCGAGATGTGAAGATACACAGGACGGTGCatacaggtgataaacctcatatgTGTTCAGAGTGTGGGAAAGGATTCAGTCACCGTGTATCTATGAAGAGGCACAAACTCCTGCACACAAGAGATAATAcacaccagtgtccagagtgtgggaaaagatttagTCATCTTGATACCATGAAGTCCCACAGAATGGAGCATATTGGTGATAATCCTCAGCAGTGTGCTGAGTGA